One genomic window of Arachis hypogaea cultivar Tifrunner chromosome 8, arahy.Tifrunner.gnm2.J5K5, whole genome shotgun sequence includes the following:
- the LOC140174674 gene encoding uncharacterized protein, with protein MERFCNASELPRDVCVVIAIKVATTSIEDLCRFRMTCCVARDVGDDDTVLRMVVIPPLHDMNWVWIRDPIGRRFFERCIEIGHPELLFREALRELYIRRNHAVGWEMLQNVARNGLDAAKYALSMELLLQRDDRDAKKEGLELFRTLEAGNLLPACYSSCFAVLTISWPDEVQIPDKGEEHTVCDSTRCLTRGHMGLLYDYRRRAAERGSIHGVGGANHIRCIRCRADYEVERFVDIARV; from the coding sequence ATGGAGCGTTTCTGTAACGCCTCCGAACTACCCCGCGACGTTTGTGTCGTCATAGCCATTAAAGTCGCGACGACATCGATTGAGGACCTGTGCAGGTTCCGTATGACATGTTGCGTTGCGCGCGATGTAGGCGACGACGATACTGTGCTCAGGATGGTTGTCATACCACCTCTGCATGACATGAATTGGGTGTGGATACGGGACCCTATTGGGCGAAGATTTTTCGAGAGGTGCATTGAGATTGGTCACCCGGAACTTCTGTTTCGGGAGGCACTGCGGGAGCTCTACATAAGACGTAACCACGCCGTCGGATGGGAAATGCTGCAAAATGTAGCAAGGAATGGGCTGGACGCCGCCAAGTACGCACTTTCAATGGAGTTGCTCCTCCAAAGGGACGACAGAGACGCCAAAAAAGAAGGTTTGGAACTATTTCGCACGCTCGAAGCGGGTAACTTACTCCCGGCATGTTACTCGAGTTGCTTCGCAGTCCTCACAATTTCTTGGCCAGATGAAGTCCAAATTCCGGATAAGGGAGAAGAACATACAGTATGTGACTCGACCAGATGCTTGACCCGAGGCCACATGGGTCTTCTCTATGACTACCGCCGAAGGGCGGCAGAGCGGGGCTCCATCCACGGTGTCGGAGGCGCCAACCATATTCGGTGCATTCGTTGTCGCGCCGACTACGAGGTGGAACGATTCGTTGACATAGCTAGGGTTTAG
- the LOC140174675 gene encoding uncharacterized protein → MYRPTGPANLPHDVWTLIAGRTAAQSVRDLCSLRMLCTAARNVGDEDFVYRCANIPIWDQRWWSVSPMHQPGRNFLARCRQSGHLEVLFRSAVSDLFLGGCRFAGTETMHVVAAQGHSAAQYTVAMMLMLRDDAKSKNKGLQIFRGLEAAGVLTNCKLVFCGVVQGTWRHLRRLPRLDAENQVCSSHACPSRGNMGAIYRHQRYGREWDVNDDDGGAAHIPCVHCRADYELILFVHLFD, encoded by the coding sequence ATGTATCGTCCGACAGGCCCGGCCAACCTTCCCCACGATGTATGGACCTTAATTGCCGGAAGGACCGCAGCACAGTCCGTCAGGGACTTGTGCAGTCTCAGGATGTTGTGCACCGCTGCACGTAATGTAGGGGATGAAGATTTCGTTTACAGATGCGCCAACATTCCAATTTGGGACCAACGATGGTGGAGTGTGAGTCCCATGCACCAGCCGGGAAGAAACTTCTTAGCGCGATGCAGGCAGAGTGGGCACCTGGAAGTTCTGTTTCGGTCTGCTGTGTCTGACCTTTTCCTAGGCGGGTGTCGTTTTGCGGGGACGGAAACCATGCACGTTGTCGCAGCCCAGGGCCATTCGGCAGCCCAGTACACAGTGGCGATGATGCTGATGCTACGCGACGACGCGAAGTCAAAGAACAAGGGCTTACAAATATTTCGTGGGCTTGAAGCGGCCGGTGTCCTAACAAACTGCAAATTGGTGTTCTGCGGCGTTGTCCAGGGGACGTGGAGACACCTGCGTCGCTTGCCAAGGCTAGACGCAGAGAATCAAGTCTGTTCTTCGCATGCATGTCCAAGCCGTGGAAACATGGGTGCCATTTACCGCCATCAACGCTATGGAAGAGAGTGGGACGTAAACGACGATGACGGAGGTGCTGCTCATATTCCGTGCGTGCATTGTAGGGCTGATTATGAATTGATCCTGTTTGTCCACCTCTTTGACTGA
- the LOC112706407 gene encoding uncharacterized protein, with protein MAATTSSSCSGFFSLRSSNTADESRVVRDISSSSSSSSSSSSGCGGGGKLDGVAMWFINGVTMAFFASLNRCSCIRIATDEEDDGEDANDLPLMFNDGNIRHDGVSAVGTASRRRTGKGKKNKNSNNNGVVEQDY; from the coding sequence ATGGCTGCCACAACCTCTTCAAGCTGCAGCGGATTCTTCAGTCTCCGATCATCAAACACTGCTGATGAATCAAGGGTTGTCAGAGacatctcatcatcatcatcatcatcttcttcttcttcttctggttGCGGAGGAGGAGGAAAGCTTGATGGCGTAGCCATGTGGTTCATCAACGGTGTCACTATGGCTTTCTTTGCATCCTTAAACCGCTGCTCTTGCATTCGCATAGCCACCGATGAAGAAGATGATGGAGAAGATGCAAACGACTTGCCCTTGATGTTCAACGATGGAAACATTCGCCATGATGGTGTCTCCGCCGTCGGCACCGCCAGCAGGAGAAGAACCGGCAAAGGGAAAAAGAATAAGAATAGTAATAATAATGGAGTGGTTGAACAAGACTATTGA